The Streptomyces lienomycini sequence CGGCGATCCGGATGAGCCGCGCCCTGCGGCACGGCCACGCCCCCGGCCGACCGGCACGTCCGGCCGGTCCGCGGGCCCGAGTGAAGGGGTGACACGACGATGGACCCGTACAAGGGAAGCTTCAAGGTCGGCGAGACGGTGTCGACGTCGTTCCGCCACTGGGTCGCCCGGCGGCACGTGGACGCGGTGGAGGGCCTCGGGCACATCCCCGCCGAGGGCCCCTTCATCGTGGTCTCCAACCACCTCAGCTTCTTCGACCACTACCTGCTGGAGACCGTCCTCTACGGCGCGCGCGGCCGGCACGTCTACTTCCCGGCCAAGGCGGCGAACTTCCACCACCCCGTCAAACGGCTGGTCCGGATGAGCGTCGGCTGCATCCCCCTCGACAGCGACCGGCCCGACCGCAACGCCCTCACCGCGATGAAGGAGGTCCTGGAGGGCGGCGACGTGCTCTGCACGTACCCGGAGGGCACCCGCTGGACCGGCGGCGGCCTGGCCCCCTTCCACGACGGTCCCTTCTACTTCGCCGTACGCACCGGCGTCCCGGTCGTCCCGGTGATGATCCACGGCGCCGACCGCATCCTGCCCAAGGGCGAGGTCGTACCCCACCGGGCCACCGCACGCCTGGTCTTCGGCCCGCGGCTGACCGCCGCACCCCGCGGACGCACCCGCGCCGCCGTCATCGCCGACCTGCGCACCCGCACCCGGGACCGGATGGAACGGCTCGGCGAACGCGCCCGCACGGCCCACGGCCGGCCGGACGAGGACGCCGCCCTGGCCGTCCGCGCGCGGGCCGAGGAGATCGCCGCCGCCGCCTGCGTACGGGGCCGCGGCCTCGACCGCACCGAACAGCGCCGGATCGCCGTACTGCACAGCCTGGCCCGGGCCACGGCCGCCCCGCGCACCGCCGCCCCCGCTCCCGCGCCCGTCGCGGCGACGGCTTGAGGCCCGCCCCGGCCACGAGGAACCAGGAACCAGGCAACAGGCCCCAGGACCCAGGACCCAGGAACGAGGAGACATGCGCAGAAACATCCTGATCACCGGAGCGAGTTCGGGTCTCGGCCGCGGCATGGCCCGCGCGTTCGCCGCCCGGGGACGGAACCTGGCCCTGTGCGCCCGCCGCGCCGACCTGCTGGCGGAGGTCCGCGCCGAACTGGCCGCCGCCTACCCGGACGTCCGGGTCGCGGTGCGCCGTCTCGACGTGCGGGACTACGAGGCCACCGCCGCCGCCTTCCGGTCGGTGCGCGAGGAACTCGGCGGCCTGGACCGGGTCGTCGTCAACGCCGGCCTCGGCGCCGGAGTCTCCGTGGGCACGGGCGGCTTCGCGACCAACCGGGCCACCGCCGAGACCAACTTCGTGGCCGGGCTGGCCCAGTGCGAGGCCGCCATGGAGATCTTCCGGGAACGGGGCGAGGGCCACCTCGTGGTGATGTCCTCGGTCAGCGCCGTGCGCGGCATGCCCCGGCACCTCACCGCGTACGCCGCCTCCAAGGCCGCCGTCGCCACCCTCGCCGACGGCATCCGCGCCGACACCGTCGGCACCCGCCTGAAGGTCACCACGCTCTTCCCCGGCTACATCCGCACCGAGATGAACGAGGACCTGGACAGGACGCCGTTCATCATCGACCGGGACAAGGGCTGCGAGCTGCTGGTCCGGGCCATGGACCGCGAACCGGCCAGGGCCCACGTGCCCGCCTGGCCCTGGGCGCCGGCCGGTGCCGTACTGCGCCGCCTTCCCGTCGCCCTCGTAGCGAAGTCGGTGTAGCCCATGACCCCCACCGTGACCACCCCCACCATGGCCGCCACGCACACCCCGGCCACCGAGCGCCACGGCAGCGCACTGGTCGTCTTCGAGGGCAGCCGCCGCATGCTGTGGCGCAGGCCCGGACCGGGCCGCTGGCGCCCCGCCGGGATCTGGCCGGAGGCCGCCGAGGCCGCCGCGCTCGCCGCGCACCTCGCCGCCCGCCGCAACCTCCTGGTCGTCCTCGACGGCACGGAACACACCGTCAGCCTGCTGCTCGAGGAACTCGCCGCGGCCCCCGCCTCGGTACGCCGGCTGGCCCCGGGCCCGCACCGCGACGAACCCGTCGACGTCCGCATCCCGGTCCTGGACTGGCTGCCCGCACCGCTGCGCCACCCCGGCCTCGCGTTCCTGCGCACCGGCCGCGAGGCGGCGCGGCGGACCCCCGCCGCGCTGCTGCCGCCCCTGCTGCTCGACGAGCCCGCACCGGACCGCCCGTACCTGAGGTTCGCCCTGCGGACACAGCGCGGCGGCGTCGGCCCGGGACGGCTGGCCGACGCCGTGAACCACCTGTTCGGGCCCGTCAGCCGGGCAGGGGACCGGCGTCCCTGAGCGCCTCCTGGTCGATCAGCCGCCGGTCCGCCTCCTCCCAGGTCGGCGGCTGCCCTCCGGCCTGCTTCCACGAGGTGAACAGCGACTCCCGCATCGCGGGCTTCAGCTTCGTCATCACCGACAGGTGCGGCTCGGTGCGGACGTACGCCTGGAGCGCCTTGTGGTCCTCCCAGACCGACAGCGTCCAGAACGTCTTGTGCCACGGGTCGGCACGCAGCCCGACACCGACGTTGCCGGGGGAGCGCTGGGCCTGCCGGTAGACGCTCCCGGACAGGTAGAAGAAGCGCGGCACCCGCACCAGCGACTTCAGCTTCAGCCGGGACGCCATGACGACGACCTGGCCGCTCCCGGTCCCGGCCGCCGGCCCGCTGGACCAGGGAAGGGTGTGACTCATCGGATCTCTCCTCATCGAGTGCTTGCGCGTGAGTGCGTACGGAGTGCGTACGGAGTGCGTACGCAGGGGGCGAGTACGTGCGGGGCGAGCGCGAGGGGATGCGAGGGGACCGGCACCGAACGGACGGCGCACCGGACCTACCCATCCGGTGCGCCGCCCACCCGAACCGCCCTCACATCGGCGGGTTTCCGTGCTTCCGGTCGGGCACCTCGGCGTGCTTCGCGCGCAGCATCCGCAGCGAGGTGATCAGCAGCCGCCGGGTGTCCCGCGGGTCGATCACGTCGTCCACCAGGCCGCGCTCGGCCGCGTAGTACGGGTGCATCAACTCCTCCTTGTAGGAGGCGATGAGCCGGGCCCGCTCCGCGTCCGGATCGCTCGCGGCGGCGATCTCCCGCCGGAAGACGACGTTGGCGGCGCCCTCCGCGCCCATCACCGCGATCTCGTTGGTGGGCCAGGCGAAGGACAGGTCCGAGCCGATCGAGCGGGAGTCCATGACGATGTACGCCCCGCCGTACGCCTTGCGCAGGATCAGCTGGATCCGCGGCACGGTCGCGTTGCAGTACGCGTACAGCAGCTTGGCGCCGTGCCGGATGATGCCGCCGTGCTCCTGGTCGACCCCGGGCAGGAAGCCCGGCACGTCCAGCAGCGTCACCAGCGGGATGTTGAAGGCGTCGCAGGTCTGCACGAACCGCGCGGCCTTCTCCGAGGCGTGGATGTCCAGGACCCCGGCCTGGGTCTGCGGCTGGTTGCCGACGATGCCGACGACCTGCCCGCCCAGTCGCGCCAGGGTGCACACCACGCTGCCGGCCCACGCGGACTGCACCTCGAAGTGCTCCCCGTGGTCGGTGATCTCCTCGATCACCCGGCGGATGTCGTACGGCCGCGACGGGTCCTCGGGCACCAGGTCGAGCAGTGCCTCGCAGAGCCGGTCGTCCGGGTCGGTGCCGTCGCCCGGCGGCGGCAGCTCCCGGTTGTTCTGCGGCAGCAGCGACAGCAGGTAGCGCACCTCCTCCAGACAGGTCGCCTCGTCGTCGTACACGAAGTGGGCGACGCCCGAGAGCGAGGCGTGCGGGTCCGCGCCGCCGAGCCCGTCCTGGCTGATCTCCTCCCCGGTGACCGCGCGGACCACGTCCGGCCCGGTGATGAACATCTGGGAGGTGCCGCGGACCATGAACACGTAGTCGGTCAGGGCGGGGGAGTAGGCGGCGCCGCCCGCGCACGGGCCGAGCATCACGCTGATCTGCGGGATGACGCCCGAGGAGCGGGTGTTGCGGCTGAAGATGCCGCCGTACCCGGCCAGCGCCGTCACCCCCTCCTGGATGCGGGCGCCCGCACCGTCGTTCAGGCTGACCAGCGGTGCCCCGGCGGACGCGGCGAGGTCCATCACCTTGTGGATCTTCTGGGCGTGGGCCTCGCCGAGCGCCCCGCCGAAGACGCGGAAGTCGTGGGCGTACACGAAGACCGTGCGGCCGTTGACCGTGCCCCAGCCGGTGATCACCCCGTCCGAGTACGGCCTCTTCGCCTCCAGTCCGAAACCGGTGGCACGGTGCCGGCGCAGGCCCTCGATCTCGGTGAACGAGCCCTCGTCCAGCAGCAGCGCGATCCGCTCGTGCGCGGTCAGCTTGCCGCGGGCGTGCTGCCGCTCGGTCGCCCTCGGGTCGGGCCCGGTCAGCGCCTGCTGCCGGATGCGCCGCAGTTCGGCCAGCCGGCCGCTGCCCGCGCTCAACCCGCGCCCGTCCACCGGGACGTCGACGGCGTCCTGCGCGCTCTCCGGCGTGCTCTCCTGCGTGCTCTCCTGCGAGACGACGGTCACCGCGGTCCCCTCCTCAGCCGGTCGAACCAGGCCATCGCGAGGAACACGTCGCCCTCGATGCGCAGCGCGTCCGTGGCGAAGGCCAGCGAGCCGGCCAGCTCACCGAGGGCCAGCCGGGTCAGGTCCGCCTGGCTGATCAGCACGGTGGCGTTGGGCGGGCCGGGCGCGTCCCGCAGCACGGCGTCGCCCGCCTGGGTGCTGGTGACGTAGCGCGTGCGGATGCCGGACGGGGTCGTCACGACGAAGCGGAACACGCCGGGCCGGCCGGGCGGCCCGGATCCGGCACAGCACCAGTCGAAGAGCTGGTCGAGAGACTGTTCCGCTTCGATCCTCAGGTCCGCGGCCGTCATGGGCCCTCCCCCTCTCTGCGGTGCGGGACGTGCCCACGGCACGCCCCTGACGAAAGAAGTCTTCGAGCCGACCATGCCGCCCGCCTCTGTCCGGCGACTGGACGGCCACTGGACGGGCCCCGGTCGTGGACCGGTCGGGAATGTGTGTGAATTTCTCACGGAGGGCCGGTGAGGGCGGCACTGTGCCCGGGGCGGCGCGGCCCGCATGCTGAATGTCGTCCGCACCGGGCACCACATCTTCGAAGCAGGAGCCTCCCATGACGCACTTCGGTCAGGTCGTCACGCAGGAAAGCCGCTCCGTGATCACTCCTCAGCACCATCAGGAGACCTTCCTCCCGTACAGCGCCCAGGACGAACCCATGGACCTGGTCATCGAAGTACTGACCGCGCCGCACACCGGGCCCGCCGTCTTCAGCCTCTGCTATGCGAGCAACTCCGGCTCATGAACGGAGCCCTGATCGGCTTCCGGCGCCACCTCCGTGCGGAGGTGGTGCCGGACGACGCCACCTACCTGATCTCCGAGCACGGGATCACCGCCATCAGAGCGCCCCACCTGGAAGCGGTGGCACCGCTCCTGGACGGCAGCCGCGACCTGCCCGCCCTGCTGCGGGACAGCCCCGAGGCGCTGTCCGCCGAGCGCCTGACGGAGCTGCTCACCCAGCTCGCCGACGCCGGGTTCATCGAGTACCGGGAGCACCTGTGCTCCGAGCCGGCCGACCCCAGCGCCGAGGCCTACTGGGAACTCGCCGGCCTGGAGGGGCAGCGCACCTGCCGGCGGACCGCGGCCACCGCGGTGGAACTGCGCGTCGTCGGCGACCTGGACGTCGGCCACGCGGTGCGCGCGCTCAGCCACTCCGGGCTCGCCGTCGCCACCGGACCGGCCCCCGAGGCCGCCCTCACCCTGGTCGTCTGCGACGACTACCTCGCCCCCGAACTCGCCGGCATCGACGCCGAGCACCGGGCGAGCGGCCGGCCGTGGCTGCTCGCCAAGCCGAGCGGCGCCACCGTCTGGGTCGGCCCCGTCCTGCGTCCCGGCGCGGGCGCCTGCTGGTCGTGCCTGTCCCATCCGATCCGCCGGCACCGGGGCGTCGAGTCCCAGGTCGGCGCCGCCCTCGGGCGCCCCGGTCCGGTGCCGGGGCCCGTCGCCGGGATCTCCTGCACCGTGGGCGCCGGACTGCACATGGCCGCCCTGGAGGCCGTCAAGTGGCTGGCCGGCTACCAGTCGGGCCAGGACCGGCTGATCACCTTCGACACCCTGACCCTGGACTCCCGCCACCACGCGGTGCGCCGCCGCCCCCAGTGCCGGGAGTGCGGCGACCCCGGTCTCAACACCGAGCGCGTCCTGGCGCCGGTCGTGCCGCGCTCCCGCCCCAAGGCGCCGGGCGGCAACGGGGGCCACCGCTCCCGCCCCGCCCAGCAGATGCTCGACACGTACCGCCATCTCGTCAGCCCGGTCACCGGGGTCGTCACCGGGATCACCCGGGTCCAGGGCGGCCCCGCCTTCCTCAACAGCTTCAGCTCCGGACCCAACCCGGTCTCCGGCGGCCCCGGACTGACCGGGCTGCTGGGCGGCCTGCGCCAGATCAACGGCGGCAAGGGCGTCACCGCCCTGGACGCCGAGGTCAGCGCGCTGTGCGAGGCCGTCGAGCGCTACTCCGGGTGCCTGCTCGGCGAGGAGTACCGGGTCAGGGGGCGCTACCGGGACCTCGACGGGCTCGCCGTGCACCCGGACGCCTGCCAGCTGTTCGCCGACGACCAGTTCGACGACCGGGACGCGTGGAACGCCGCGCACTCCGGCTTCCACCACGTCCCCGAGCGCTTCGACGAGGACGCGGAGGTCGACTGGACCCCCGTCTGGTCGCTCACCGGCCGGCGTCACGTGCTGCTGCCCACGGCCCAGCTGTACTTCGCCACCGCCGCCGAACGCCGGCACCCCGTGGCGGGCCGCCGGTTCGTGCACGCCGACTCCAACGGCAACGCGGCCGGCAGCAGCACCGAGGACGCGATCCTCCAGGGCTTCCTCGAACTCGTCGAACGCGACGCCGTCGCCCTGTGGTGGTACAACCGCGTCCGGCGGCCCGGCGTCGACCTGCACGCGGCGGCCGACCCCTGGACCGAGGAGCTGATCGAGGTCCACCGGGGGCTGGGCCGCCAGGTGTGGGCGCTCGACCTCACCTCCGACCTCGGCATCCCCGTCTTCGCCGCCCTGTCCCGCCGCACCGACAAGGCGGCCGAGGACATCGTGTTCGGCTTCGGCGCGCACCTCGACGCGCGGACCGCCCTGCGCCGGGCGCTGACCGAACTGAACCAGCTGCTGCCCGCCGTGGTCGGGGCCCGCCCGGACGGCGGCGGGTACGGCCTCGACGACCCCGAGCTGACCCGCTGGTGGCGCGGCGCGACACTCGGGAACCAGCCCTACCTGCGTCCGCTGCCGCCCCGCGCGGGCCCGCTCGCCGAGCTGTCCTTCCCCACCGCCCCCGACCTGCGCGACGACCTCGACGCCGTCACCGCGCTGATGCGGGAACGCGGACTGGACCTGCTCGTCCTCGACCAGACCCGCCCCGACGTCGAACTGCCCGTCGTCAAGGTCGTCGTCCCCGGCCTGCGCTCCTTCTGGGCGCGGTTCGCCCCGGGCCGGCTCTACGACGTCCCGGTCGCCCTGGGCTGGCGGCCGGAGCCCGTGGCACGGGCCGACCTGAATCCCGTGCCGCTCTTCGTGTGACCCTCACCCCCCCAGGAGCAGACCGTGGTGCATGCCACCCTCATCGACGAGCACGATCGTCCGGAAGCGATCACGACCCTGTGGTCCCTGCGCGAGGACGTCCGTGTCGAGACGTTCGAGGACGGCGATGCGGTCGAACTCCACAGCCGCTGGTCCGACCTGAGAGTGCGCAACCCCGAGCCGGGGCTCGTCGAGACGCTGCGCCGCATGAGCCTCGGCCCGGTCAGCCTGGACAACGTCTCCGCCGGCCGTGCCGAGGGCACCCCCCGGTCCTGGCAGCGCGCCCTGCTGCGGCTCCAGGACCTGGTGGTGCGCTCGCTGGCGTTCGCCGGCAGCGGGCAACTGCTGCTGTCGGCCGTGCCGCTCACCCACACCGCCCGCTTCGCCCCCGAGCCGCCGCCGGACGACGCCCTGCTGAAGCTCTCCCGGTTCGCGCTGCTGCGGTGCGAGGGGGACCTCTTCAGGCTGGAGTCGCCGCTGTCCCTGCACCGGGTGGTGCTGCACCGTCCCGAGGCCCAGTGGGTGGTCTCCGCCCTCGCCCGGCCGGTCACCGCGGCGAAGGCCGGCGACGGACTGCCGCTGGCCGCCTCCGTGGTGCGGGAGATCCTCGGCTACCTCGTCGGCACCGGCATGGTGCTGGTGGCCCAGACCCCGGAGGGCGACTTCGACGAGGACCGGGACCCCGTGCTGCGGACCTGGTCCGTCCACGACATGCTCTTCCACACCCGTTCCGTGCTCGGCCGCGACGACGGCGACTACGGGGCGACCTTCGCGCACGCCGCCCGGCTCGCCCCGCAGCCCGCCGTCAAACCCCCGCCGTCCGGGCCGGTGTTCGCGCTGCCCAGGCCCGACCTGGACGACGTGCTCGACCGGGACCCCCGGTTCACCAGCGTGCTGGAGGGACGGCGGTCCGGGCGCGAGTACGGACCGGCGCTGGACCTGAGCACGCTCGGCGAGTTCCTCTACCGCACCGCCCGGGTCCGCTCCCTGGGCACGGTCGGCTCCGGCGAGACCGCCTACCCGGCCACCGACCGGCCGTACCCGACCGGCGGGGCCGTATACGATCTGGAGCTCTACCTGACCGTGCGGGACTGTCCGGAACTGCCCACCGGCATCTACCACTACGACCCGCAGGGCCACCGCCTGGTCCTGGTCGACGACGCCCCCGCGGCGGTCGGGACGCTGTCCCGGGGCGCCATGGCCGCCGCCGCGCTGTCCGCGCCGCCGCCGGTGCTGATCACGCTGACCTCCCGCTTCCAGCGGCTGTCGTGGAAGTACAGCGGACTGACGTACTCCCTGGTGCTCAAGCACGTGGGGGCGCTCGTCCAGACGTTCTACCTGGTGGGCACGGCCATGGGGCTGGCGGGCTGCGCGGTGTGCAGCGAGGACATCACCGCGTTCACCGGGGCGCTCGGCCTGGACTGGCGCACCGAGTCCCCGGTGGGCTCCTTCGTGCTCGGCCCCGCGCCGGCCGGCCGGAACGGCTCGGGACCCCCGCTCGGAGCGGACCGGGTCGGCGTCAACAGCCCTGACTGGGGCGCGCGTTCGGCGCCGGCGCGGCGTGGCTGACATGTGGTGGAGGGCGCGGCAAGGCCCTCCCCCGCGGCCCGTCTCCGATCTAGTATGACGCCACGGATGTGAGAAATCGACGGGGAGTGTGGGGATGCCGCGCGGACTTCTGCGTTCCGCTGGACAGCAACGCGACACCCTTCCACCACAGCTCGCCTTCAGCATCGTCCTGATGGTGTTGTTCGGGTTCGTCCTGATCGCCGTGCTCAACGTGATCGGCCAGGACCCCGCCCCGTGGCTGCTGACGGCCTGCGTCGCCTCCAGCGCCGTACTGGTCACCCTCCAGGCCGTGCACAGTGCCCCGGGCACGGAGCGGCTCCGGGAGAGGTACGGCCTGTGGACGCTGTCCCTCCAGGCCGTCCTGACCTACGTCCCGATGCTGTTCGTCGGCTCCACCTGGGGCGGCATGGGGGGCTTCCTCGCCGGGTCGTGTCTGCTGCTCATCGCCGCCCCGGTGTGCTGGGTGGCGTTCGGCACCGTCGTCGCGGTCACGGGGCTGGCCGCGGTCCTGGAGGGCACCGACTGGGTGGAC is a genomic window containing:
- a CDS encoding SDR family oxidoreductase, which codes for MRRNILITGASSGLGRGMARAFAARGRNLALCARRADLLAEVRAELAAAYPDVRVAVRRLDVRDYEATAAAFRSVREELGGLDRVVVNAGLGAGVSVGTGGFATNRATAETNFVAGLAQCEAAMEIFRERGEGHLVVMSSVSAVRGMPRHLTAYAASKAAVATLADGIRADTVGTRLKVTTLFPGYIRTEMNEDLDRTPFIIDRDKGCELLVRAMDREPARAHVPAWPWAPAGAVLRRLPVALVAKSV
- a CDS encoding SagB/ThcOx family dehydrogenase, with protein sequence MVHATLIDEHDRPEAITTLWSLREDVRVETFEDGDAVELHSRWSDLRVRNPEPGLVETLRRMSLGPVSLDNVSAGRAEGTPRSWQRALLRLQDLVVRSLAFAGSGQLLLSAVPLTHTARFAPEPPPDDALLKLSRFALLRCEGDLFRLESPLSLHRVVLHRPEAQWVVSALARPVTAAKAGDGLPLAASVVREILGYLVGTGMVLVAQTPEGDFDEDRDPVLRTWSVHDMLFHTRSVLGRDDGDYGATFAHAARLAPQPAVKPPPSGPVFALPRPDLDDVLDRDPRFTSVLEGRRSGREYGPALDLSTLGEFLYRTARVRSLGTVGSGETAYPATDRPYPTGGAVYDLELYLTVRDCPELPTGIYHYDPQGHRLVLVDDAPAAVGTLSRGAMAAAALSAPPPVLITLTSRFQRLSWKYSGLTYSLVLKHVGALVQTFYLVGTAMGLAGCAVCSEDITAFTGALGLDWRTESPVGSFVLGPAPAGRNGSGPPLGADRVGVNSPDWGARSAPARRG
- a CDS encoding SCP2 sterol-binding domain-containing protein; translated protein: MTAADLRIEAEQSLDQLFDWCCAGSGPPGRPGVFRFVVTTPSGIRTRYVTSTQAGDAVLRDAPGPPNATVLISQADLTRLALGELAGSLAFATDALRIEGDVFLAMAWFDRLRRGPR
- a CDS encoding acyl-CoA carboxylase subunit beta, which encodes MDGRGLSAGSGRLAELRRIRQQALTGPDPRATERQHARGKLTAHERIALLLDEGSFTEIEGLRRHRATGFGLEAKRPYSDGVITGWGTVNGRTVFVYAHDFRVFGGALGEAHAQKIHKVMDLAASAGAPLVSLNDGAGARIQEGVTALAGYGGIFSRNTRSSGVIPQISVMLGPCAGGAAYSPALTDYVFMVRGTSQMFITGPDVVRAVTGEEISQDGLGGADPHASLSGVAHFVYDDEATCLEEVRYLLSLLPQNNRELPPPGDGTDPDDRLCEALLDLVPEDPSRPYDIRRVIEEITDHGEHFEVQSAWAGSVVCTLARLGGQVVGIVGNQPQTQAGVLDIHASEKAARFVQTCDAFNIPLVTLLDVPGFLPGVDQEHGGIIRHGAKLLYAYCNATVPRIQLILRKAYGGAYIVMDSRSIGSDLSFAWPTNEIAVMGAEGAANVVFRREIAAASDPDAERARLIASYKEELMHPYYAAERGLVDDVIDPRDTRRLLITSLRMLRAKHAEVPDRKHGNPPM
- a CDS encoding DUF3291 domain-containing protein, with protein sequence MSHTLPWSSGPAAGTGSGQVVVMASRLKLKSLVRVPRFFYLSGSVYRQAQRSPGNVGVGLRADPWHKTFWTLSVWEDHKALQAYVRTEPHLSVMTKLKPAMRESLFTSWKQAGGQPPTWEEADRRLIDQEALRDAGPLPG
- a CDS encoding TOMM precursor leader peptide-binding protein; its protein translation is MNGALIGFRRHLRAEVVPDDATYLISEHGITAIRAPHLEAVAPLLDGSRDLPALLRDSPEALSAERLTELLTQLADAGFIEYREHLCSEPADPSAEAYWELAGLEGQRTCRRTAATAVELRVVGDLDVGHAVRALSHSGLAVATGPAPEAALTLVVCDDYLAPELAGIDAEHRASGRPWLLAKPSGATVWVGPVLRPGAGACWSCLSHPIRRHRGVESQVGAALGRPGPVPGPVAGISCTVGAGLHMAALEAVKWLAGYQSGQDRLITFDTLTLDSRHHAVRRRPQCRECGDPGLNTERVLAPVVPRSRPKAPGGNGGHRSRPAQQMLDTYRHLVSPVTGVVTGITRVQGGPAFLNSFSSGPNPVSGGPGLTGLLGGLRQINGGKGVTALDAEVSALCEAVERYSGCLLGEEYRVRGRYRDLDGLAVHPDACQLFADDQFDDRDAWNAAHSGFHHVPERFDEDAEVDWTPVWSLTGRRHVLLPTAQLYFATAAERRHPVAGRRFVHADSNGNAAGSSTEDAILQGFLELVERDAVALWWYNRVRRPGVDLHAAADPWTEELIEVHRGLGRQVWALDLTSDLGIPVFAALSRRTDKAAEDIVFGFGAHLDARTALRRALTELNQLLPAVVGARPDGGGYGLDDPELTRWWRGATLGNQPYLRPLPPRAGPLAELSFPTAPDLRDDLDAVTALMRERGLDLLVLDQTRPDVELPVVKVVVPGLRSFWARFAPGRLYDVPVALGWRPEPVARADLNPVPLFV
- a CDS encoding lysophospholipid acyltransferase family protein — translated: MDPYKGSFKVGETVSTSFRHWVARRHVDAVEGLGHIPAEGPFIVVSNHLSFFDHYLLETVLYGARGRHVYFPAKAANFHHPVKRLVRMSVGCIPLDSDRPDRNALTAMKEVLEGGDVLCTYPEGTRWTGGGLAPFHDGPFYFAVRTGVPVVPVMIHGADRILPKGEVVPHRATARLVFGPRLTAAPRGRTRAAVIADLRTRTRDRMERLGERARTAHGRPDEDAALAVRARAEEIAAAACVRGRGLDRTEQRRIAVLHSLARATAAPRTAAPAPAPVAATA